A stretch of the Archangium violaceum genome encodes the following:
- a CDS encoding tetratricopeptide repeat protein, whose translation MYNLLIALGVGVAITLGVKLSGLGSVWAGIIPGTIAFAVTYFLLARRIGNQLQVLMTSVQKELQGQPTSQKEAQARVERAIKMLETGLAYEKWQFLVGPEIHSQIGMLKYMSKDLDGAKAHFARASPRNYMAKAMEGALYFQRKDFGAMKKSFEAAVTSGKKEPLVWAVYAWCLTQNKEKDEALKVLGRGVEANPSDEKLKNSLSALQNDKRLKMKPYEPMWWQFGLEAPPPQVLGGGGGGRRVQFNPRR comes from the coding sequence ATGTACAACCTTCTCATCGCCCTGGGTGTGGGTGTCGCCATTACCCTGGGTGTCAAGCTCTCCGGCCTCGGTTCCGTCTGGGCCGGCATCATCCCGGGCACCATCGCCTTCGCGGTGACGTACTTCCTGCTCGCCCGGCGTATCGGCAACCAGCTCCAGGTCCTGATGACCTCCGTCCAGAAGGAGCTCCAGGGGCAGCCCACCAGTCAGAAGGAGGCCCAGGCGCGTGTCGAGCGGGCCATCAAGATGTTGGAAACCGGACTCGCCTACGAGAAGTGGCAGTTCCTCGTGGGCCCGGAGATCCACTCCCAGATTGGAATGTTGAAGTACATGTCCAAGGATCTGGACGGGGCCAAGGCGCACTTCGCCAGGGCCAGCCCGCGCAACTACATGGCCAAGGCCATGGAGGGCGCCCTCTACTTCCAGCGCAAGGACTTCGGGGCGATGAAGAAGTCCTTCGAGGCCGCGGTGACCTCCGGCAAGAAGGAGCCCCTGGTGTGGGCCGTCTATGCCTGGTGTCTCACGCAGAACAAGGAGAAGGACGAGGCCCTCAAGGTGCTCGGCCGGGGCGTGGAGGCCAACCCCTCCGACGAGAAGCTGAAGAACAGCCTCTCCGCCCTCCAGAACGACAAGCGGCTGAAGATGAAGCCGTATGAGCCCATGTGGTGGCAGTTCGGCCTCGAGGCGCCTCCTCCCCAGGTGCTCGGCGGCGGGGGCGGCGGCCGGCGCGTTCAGTTCAACCCGCGACGCTGA
- a CDS encoding response regulator has translation MNVSRLANGSRVAIIGGGIAGAGLAASLLFNGRARGCALDVRVYESGEPGTIAPPAMLTPECRSRLAALGCRVPPEWRAHELRGVEILSHGNREVVPSSPGGLWVVDGWPQGQGGLALVREVLAGAAASQGARFVQRHVDRVENQPAAPDAPAAVRKNGPLVVRAQGSGERFHAAVLATGAGPSLGDAFFPGFKPAPTVAAVQARLRHASPRLSVTPLARLWLSPLPSVDGLLLLPGAHSVYALAFGATVTPADLCQVLMMAARDGLVEEGFELAALETTRLPYGPGRTLVAPGQLAVGAAAFGHPLQMGLSETLASCSRAAVALLDAGLEGPALERRYVREGLGELLEDSAAGARAVTWLRRAGRRAPQAFLSARNRGSSGGMGGGVLGLSSPTPLALLSSARWAGVRETMASWVRTTVEPLPATIPSLEPDLYYIVDDDADAREAMTQLLESTGARVVAFADELALFCAVARRPPTAILLDVVLHWVDGLRLCEGLKQHPLTRDTRVFVMSGLNRPHVRQRALDAGAEAFLPKPVEPERLLRLLMGHVAAGAPATQPHHASPESSVSDETGRYAS, from the coding sequence ATGAACGTGAGCAGGCTGGCGAACGGTTCGAGGGTGGCCATCATCGGGGGGGGGATCGCCGGAGCGGGGCTGGCCGCCTCACTGCTCTTCAATGGCCGGGCCCGCGGATGCGCGCTCGACGTGCGGGTGTACGAGAGCGGTGAGCCGGGCACCATCGCGCCGCCGGCCATGCTCACGCCCGAGTGCCGCTCGCGCCTGGCCGCGCTCGGCTGCCGCGTGCCCCCGGAGTGGCGGGCACACGAGCTGCGCGGGGTGGAGATTCTTTCCCATGGCAACCGCGAGGTGGTGCCCTCCTCGCCGGGTGGCCTGTGGGTGGTGGATGGATGGCCGCAGGGCCAGGGCGGGCTCGCGCTGGTGCGGGAGGTGCTGGCGGGCGCGGCCGCATCCCAGGGTGCTCGCTTCGTTCAGAGGCACGTGGACCGGGTGGAGAACCAGCCCGCGGCGCCGGATGCTCCCGCCGCGGTGCGCAAGAATGGCCCGCTCGTGGTGAGGGCCCAGGGAAGTGGCGAGCGCTTCCACGCGGCCGTGCTGGCCACCGGCGCCGGGCCCTCGCTGGGAGATGCCTTCTTCCCCGGCTTCAAGCCCGCGCCCACCGTGGCGGCCGTGCAGGCGCGGCTGCGGCACGCCTCTCCTCGCCTGTCCGTGACGCCGCTGGCACGGCTGTGGCTCTCCCCTCTTCCCTCGGTGGACGGACTGCTGCTGCTGCCCGGAGCGCACTCGGTGTACGCGCTCGCCTTCGGGGCCACGGTGACGCCGGCGGACCTGTGCCAGGTGCTCATGATGGCGGCCCGCGACGGGCTGGTGGAGGAAGGTTTCGAGCTGGCCGCGCTGGAGACGACGCGGCTGCCCTATGGGCCGGGTCGCACGCTGGTGGCGCCCGGGCAGCTCGCGGTGGGCGCGGCGGCGTTCGGCCACCCGCTCCAGATGGGACTGTCGGAGACGCTCGCCTCGTGCAGCCGCGCGGCGGTGGCGCTGCTGGACGCGGGCCTGGAGGGCCCTGCCCTGGAGCGCCGGTACGTGCGCGAGGGACTCGGCGAGCTGCTCGAGGACTCGGCCGCGGGTGCTCGCGCCGTCACCTGGCTGCGCCGCGCGGGACGTCGCGCGCCCCAGGCCTTCCTGTCGGCCCGCAACCGGGGCTCGTCGGGCGGCATGGGCGGCGGCGTGCTGGGGCTGTCCTCTCCGACTCCGCTGGCCCTGCTGTCCTCGGCGCGGTGGGCGGGCGTGCGCGAGACGATGGCCTCGTGGGTGCGCACGACGGTGGAGCCCCTGCCGGCGACGATCCCCTCGCTGGAGCCGGACCTCTACTACATCGTGGATGACGACGCGGACGCGCGCGAGGCGATGACGCAGCTGCTGGAGTCCACGGGCGCGCGGGTAGTGGCCTTCGCGGACGAGCTGGCGCTGTTCTGCGCGGTGGCGCGTCGGCCCCCCACGGCGATCCTCCTGGACGTGGTGCTGCACTGGGTGGATGGGTTGCGCTTGTGCGAGGGCCTCAAGCAGCACCCGCTCACGCGCGACACCCGCGTGTTCGTGATGAGCGGGTTGAACCGGCCACACGTGCGCCAGCGCGCGCTGGACGCCGGAGCCGAGGCCTTCCTGCCCAAGCCCGTGGAGCCCGAGCGGCTGCTGCGCCTGCTCATGGGCCACGTCGCGGCCGGAGCGCCGGCGACCCAGCCCCATCACGCCTCGCCGGAGAGCTCCGTGTCCGACGAGACGGGCCGCTACGCCTCCTGA
- a CDS encoding response regulator — protein MKVLLVEDDASLREGMVELISEQAEVREAGSVPQALAALREELFSLVITDLRIGETGEGGRIILEAARKRLQPVAIVSASTADEVVRMLRPHEPDAVLAKPFQIDDMLALVERFAGLRGEVERAAAGPVPAEGAWTQVAEGIRMFEEPGGRLWARMAPGTSHPRPAHRGGTGVMLVEGSLEVEGERRVARQYFYLSAGPREARTHEGCLAVSLALRG, from the coding sequence ATGAAGGTTCTGCTGGTGGAGGATGACGCCAGTCTCCGTGAGGGGATGGTGGAGCTCATCTCCGAGCAGGCCGAGGTCCGGGAGGCCGGTAGTGTGCCCCAGGCGCTGGCGGCGCTGCGCGAGGAGCTCTTCTCGCTCGTCATCACGGATCTGCGCATCGGCGAGACGGGGGAGGGTGGGCGCATCATCCTGGAGGCGGCGCGCAAGCGGCTGCAGCCGGTGGCCATCGTCAGCGCGTCCACCGCGGACGAGGTGGTGAGGATGCTCCGGCCGCACGAGCCGGACGCGGTGCTCGCCAAGCCCTTCCAGATCGACGACATGCTGGCGCTGGTGGAGCGTTTCGCCGGGTTGCGTGGCGAGGTGGAGCGGGCGGCGGCGGGTCCCGTGCCCGCGGAGGGGGCGTGGACGCAGGTGGCCGAGGGCATCCGGATGTTCGAGGAGCCGGGCGGACGCCTGTGGGCGCGGATGGCGCCTGGGACGAGCCATCCGCGGCCGGCGCATCGCGGGGGGACGGGCGTGATGTTGGTGGAGGGCTCGCTCGAGGTGGAGGGCGAGCGGCGGGTGGCGCGGCAATACTTCTATCTGTCGGCCGGACCGCGTGAGGCGCGGACCCACGAGGGGTGTCTGGCCGTCTCGCTGGCGCTCCGCGGGTAG
- a CDS encoding S9 family peptidase, which translates to MLVPRHWRILAAKPDRRRTPILPLLAVVALVSAAAPSQPDTLLRQLTETRYFNLGRPMAVRITPDEGTVLFLRSPPTSGASSLFSFDPATGQTREVLTPESVIAGAEETLSPEEKVRRERMRVSGRGFTSYSLSSDGQKVLLSLSGKLYVVERGSGKVTQLRTGEWPVDPRFSPDGRQIAYVRDNDVFRVELATNKEHRLTRGGTPERTHGLAEFVAMEEMGRFSGYWWSPDAKHIAYAEADTSGVEKLNLVDPANPERGAQPFAYPRPGKPNARVRLLVAPVTGGAAKEIRWDAEKYPYLATVRWPKKGPLTLLVQNRAQTEEVLLAADPRTGQTRPLLIEKDDAWLQLDQSFPEWLEDGSGFLWSTERNGAPEVELRRADGSLARSLVKPDAGFRTLVSYQPKDDVLYFLGGPNPTEQYLWRVKGGGEPERVTSGGPALERAIVSDRGGLIVVMSEGPTSLRRVYVHRADGTRLGELPSVAREPPYQPRFELRQVGPERFWTSIVRPRNFKPGVKLPVIVEIYGAAYPLVHQSMAMNLTAQWIADHGFIVVKLDGRGTSLRDRAWERKIKFDFVGVLDDQIAALRALAAEVPEMDLSRVGIEGWSHGGYMAAFAVLSRPDVFKAAFAGAPVTDWRDYDSHLSERYLGLPEEHPEAYEKNSLLTYAKADKPIGKLLLVHGTADDNVFFSHTLKLSDALFRAGKPHEVLPLSGLTHMLADPDVHERVWARMMRHFQENL; encoded by the coding sequence ATGCTCGTACCACGTCATTGGAGGATACTCGCCGCCAAACCTGATCGAAGGAGGACTCCCATTCTCCCGTTGCTAGCCGTGGTCGCGCTGGTGAGCGCCGCCGCCCCCTCCCAACCCGACACCCTCCTCCGGCAGCTCACGGAGACGAGATACTTCAACCTGGGCCGGCCGATGGCGGTGCGGATCACCCCCGATGAAGGGACGGTGCTCTTCCTCCGGAGCCCGCCCACGTCGGGCGCGAGCTCGTTGTTCTCATTCGACCCCGCCACCGGACAAACCCGCGAGGTGCTCACGCCGGAGAGCGTCATCGCTGGCGCGGAGGAGACCCTGTCGCCCGAGGAGAAGGTTCGCCGTGAGCGGATGCGCGTCTCGGGCCGTGGCTTCACCTCGTACTCGCTCTCCAGCGATGGCCAGAAGGTGCTGCTCTCGCTCTCGGGCAAGCTCTATGTCGTCGAGCGCGGCTCCGGAAAGGTCACCCAGCTCCGAACGGGCGAGTGGCCCGTCGACCCGCGGTTCTCCCCCGATGGCCGGCAGATCGCCTATGTCCGGGACAACGACGTGTTCCGCGTCGAGCTCGCCACCAACAAGGAGCACCGGCTCACTCGTGGAGGCACTCCCGAGCGGACGCACGGCCTCGCCGAGTTCGTGGCGATGGAAGAGATGGGCCGCTTCTCCGGCTACTGGTGGAGCCCCGACGCGAAGCACATCGCCTATGCCGAGGCCGATACGTCCGGCGTCGAGAAGCTCAACCTCGTCGATCCGGCGAACCCCGAGCGGGGCGCCCAACCGTTCGCGTACCCACGTCCCGGCAAGCCGAACGCCAGGGTGCGGCTCCTCGTCGCACCGGTCACGGGTGGCGCGGCGAAGGAGATCCGGTGGGACGCCGAGAAGTACCCCTACCTGGCGACGGTGAGGTGGCCGAAGAAGGGCCCGCTCACCCTGCTGGTGCAGAACCGCGCGCAGACGGAGGAAGTGCTCCTCGCGGCGGATCCGCGGACGGGCCAGACGCGCCCACTCCTCATCGAGAAAGATGACGCGTGGCTCCAGCTGGATCAGAGCTTCCCCGAGTGGTTGGAGGACGGCAGCGGCTTTCTCTGGTCCACCGAGCGCAACGGGGCACCCGAAGTGGAGCTCCGCCGCGCCGACGGAAGCCTGGCACGATCGCTGGTGAAGCCGGACGCCGGATTCCGGACGCTGGTGAGCTATCAGCCGAAGGACGATGTCCTGTACTTCCTGGGCGGGCCGAACCCGACCGAGCAGTACCTGTGGCGGGTCAAAGGCGGCGGTGAGCCCGAGCGCGTCACCTCGGGCGGCCCCGCGCTCGAAAGGGCGATTGTCTCCGACCGGGGCGGATTGATCGTCGTCATGAGCGAAGGACCAACGAGCCTGCGCCGGGTGTACGTCCATCGAGCCGATGGGACGCGCCTCGGCGAGCTGCCTTCCGTCGCGCGCGAGCCCCCGTACCAGCCCCGGTTCGAATTGCGGCAGGTCGGACCCGAACGGTTCTGGACCTCGATCGTGCGGCCCCGGAACTTCAAGCCGGGCGTGAAGCTGCCGGTCATCGTCGAGATCTACGGAGCCGCCTATCCGCTGGTTCATCAAAGCATGGCGATGAACCTCACCGCACAGTGGATCGCGGACCACGGCTTCATCGTGGTGAAGCTCGATGGCCGCGGAACGTCGCTGCGCGATCGCGCGTGGGAACGGAAGATCAAGTTCGACTTCGTCGGCGTGCTCGATGATCAGATCGCCGCGCTGAGGGCGCTCGCCGCCGAGGTGCCGGAGATGGACCTCTCGCGCGTGGGCATCGAGGGGTGGAGCCACGGCGGGTACATGGCCGCGTTCGCGGTGCTCTCACGCCCGGACGTCTTCAAGGCCGCGTTCGCCGGCGCCCCGGTGACGGACTGGCGCGACTACGACAGCCACCTCTCCGAGCGCTACCTCGGGCTGCCGGAGGAGCATCCCGAGGCGTACGAGAAGAACTCGCTGCTCACCTACGCGAAGGCCGACAAGCCCATCGGCAAGCTGCTGCTCGTCCACGGCACCGCCGACGACAACGTCTTCTTCTCGCACACGTTGAAGCTCTCGGATGCGCTGTTCCGCGCGGGCAAGCCTCATGAAGTGCTGCCGCTGAGCGGGCTCACCCACATGCTCGCCGACCCCGACGTGCACGAGCGGGTCTGGGCGAGGATGATGCGCCACTTCCAGGAGAATCTCTGA
- the miaA gene encoding tRNA (adenosine(37)-N6)-dimethylallyltransferase MiaA, producing MKPHLTVIAGPTASGKTAIAIELARRRGGEIVSADSQQVYRYFDIGTAKPSAEELAAVPHHLVSVVEPLEPFSAAEYQRQADAAIADITSRGKPVFVVGGTGMYLRILLHGLVEAPGADPELRAELEALAAAEGREAVHRKLAEVDPETAAKLPPRDLVRIIRALEIHKQTGRPASEFRKEHAFAGERYPFRMYVLSPPREELYRVIDARAAAMFQRGLVDEVRELIARGYAEAAPMRSVGYVQAKAVVDGTLSVEEAIQQTAQETRRYAKRQLTWFRKEAGAIFVEPPYDADALSKGEMP from the coding sequence ATGAAGCCCCACCTCACCGTCATCGCCGGACCCACGGCATCCGGAAAGACAGCGATCGCCATCGAGCTGGCCCGCCGGCGGGGTGGGGAGATCGTCAGCGCGGACTCGCAGCAGGTGTACCGGTACTTCGATATCGGTACGGCGAAGCCCTCGGCGGAGGAGCTGGCCGCGGTGCCGCACCATCTCGTCTCCGTGGTGGAGCCGCTCGAGCCGTTCTCCGCCGCCGAGTACCAGCGCCAGGCCGACGCGGCCATCGCGGACATCACCTCGAGGGGCAAGCCCGTCTTCGTGGTGGGCGGCACGGGGATGTACCTCCGAATCCTGCTGCACGGTCTGGTGGAGGCCCCGGGCGCGGATCCCGAGCTGCGCGCCGAGCTGGAGGCACTCGCCGCCGCCGAGGGCCGGGAGGCCGTGCACCGCAAGCTCGCCGAGGTGGATCCGGAGACCGCGGCGAAGCTGCCCCCGAGGGATCTGGTGCGAATCATCCGGGCGCTGGAGATCCACAAGCAGACGGGCAGACCGGCCTCCGAGTTCCGCAAGGAGCACGCGTTCGCAGGGGAGCGGTATCCCTTTCGGATGTACGTGCTCTCGCCGCCGCGCGAGGAGCTGTACCGGGTGATCGACGCGCGCGCCGCCGCCATGTTCCAGCGCGGACTGGTGGACGAGGTGCGCGAGCTGATCGCCCGGGGTTACGCGGAGGCGGCGCCCATGCGCAGCGTGGGGTACGTGCAGGCGAAGGCGGTGGTGGACGGGACGCTCTCGGTGGAGGAGGCCATCCAGCAGACGGCCCAGGAGACGCGCCGCTACGCCAAGCGGCAGCTCACGTGGTTCCGGAAGGAAGCGGGGGCGATCTTCGTGGAGCCTCCGTATGACGCCGATGCGTTGTCGAAGGGGGAGATGCCATGA
- a CDS encoding SDR family oxidoreductase: MSTKGSKVVLVTGASSGIGRACAELLSARGHTVYGTSRKPSPAPTGYRMLELDVTREESVQKGVSTVLEEQGHVDVVVNNAGYALAGPIEETSMEEARRQLDTNFFGVLRVCHAVLPSMRARGSGLIVNVSSLGGVVGLPFQGLYSASKFALEGLTESLRQEVASFGIQVTSLQPGDVRTPITENRVRVQRCGPDSPYRSAFETALGIIEKEERAGAPVELVARRLLELVDRKQVGVRYSVGHLSQRLLTSTKAFLPARLFERILMSYYGL; this comes from the coding sequence ATGAGCACGAAGGGATCGAAGGTCGTCCTCGTTACCGGGGCGTCGTCCGGCATTGGCCGGGCCTGCGCGGAGCTGCTGAGTGCTCGAGGCCACACCGTCTACGGTACGAGCCGCAAGCCATCGCCCGCGCCGACCGGCTATCGGATGCTGGAGCTGGACGTCACCCGGGAGGAATCGGTCCAGAAGGGGGTGAGCACCGTGCTCGAGGAGCAGGGCCACGTCGACGTCGTGGTGAACAACGCCGGTTACGCCCTGGCCGGCCCCATCGAGGAGACCTCGATGGAGGAGGCGCGGCGCCAGCTCGACACCAACTTCTTCGGCGTCCTGCGCGTGTGCCATGCGGTGCTGCCGTCCATGCGGGCGCGGGGCTCGGGCCTCATCGTCAACGTGAGCTCGCTGGGCGGCGTGGTGGGCCTGCCGTTCCAGGGGTTGTACAGCGCCAGCAAGTTCGCCCTGGAGGGGCTGACGGAGAGCCTGCGCCAGGAGGTGGCGTCGTTCGGCATCCAGGTCACCTCGCTCCAGCCTGGAGACGTGCGCACGCCCATCACCGAGAACCGTGTGCGGGTCCAGCGGTGTGGCCCCGACTCTCCGTACCGGAGCGCCTTCGAGACGGCCCTCGGCATCATCGAGAAGGAGGAGCGGGCCGGTGCCCCTGTCGAGCTCGTGGCCCGGCGGCTGTTGGAGCTGGTGGACCGGAAGCAGGTGGGCGTGCGCTACAGCGTGGGCCACCTCTCCCAGCGGCTGCTCACGTCCACCAAGGCGTTCCTCCCGGCGCGCCTCTTCGAGCGGATCCTCATGTCCTACTACGGCCTGTGA
- a CDS encoding diguanylate cyclase: MERHDRQGERALILVVEDDPGTRDSLVELLTARFDVLGASDGQSGLLLARERQPDLVLLDRFLDQEDGLAVLESLQHDKATESVPVIFLTGDSDEATLERCLEMGAVDFVHKPASARELMARIDRALRQSEQQQRLQVLAQTDALTGLANFRALSIRLDEEFKRSNRYQYPMSVVIIDLDHLKAINDGMGHDVGNRAILALATHLRTNLREVDFAARFGGDEFVALLPHQTAAEAAVFAERIRAGLRTVKVTRSDGRPAPFGLSVSVGIADHSAAHPKESTDALMAAADAALYEAKREGRDRVVVYGATEMPPPKVQRH, from the coding sequence ATGGAACGGCACGACCGCCAAGGGGAGAGGGCCCTGATCCTGGTCGTGGAGGATGACCCGGGCACTCGCGATAGCCTGGTGGAGTTGCTCACCGCCCGGTTCGACGTACTGGGCGCGAGCGACGGACAGTCGGGACTGCTGCTCGCTCGCGAGCGCCAGCCGGATCTGGTGCTGCTGGATCGCTTCCTGGATCAGGAGGACGGGCTGGCGGTGCTCGAGTCGCTACAGCACGACAAGGCGACCGAGTCCGTACCCGTCATCTTCCTCACCGGTGATTCCGACGAGGCCACGCTGGAGCGGTGCCTCGAAATGGGGGCGGTGGACTTCGTCCACAAGCCGGCGAGCGCGCGCGAATTGATGGCGCGCATCGACCGGGCCCTGCGCCAGAGCGAGCAGCAGCAGAGGCTCCAGGTGCTCGCCCAGACGGACGCCCTCACGGGCCTGGCCAACTTCCGAGCGTTGTCCATCCGGCTGGACGAGGAGTTCAAGCGCTCCAACCGCTACCAATATCCGATGTCCGTGGTGATCATCGACCTGGACCACCTCAAGGCCATCAACGATGGCATGGGGCACGACGTGGGCAATCGGGCGATCCTCGCACTGGCCACTCACCTGCGCACCAACCTGCGCGAGGTGGACTTCGCCGCGCGCTTCGGTGGAGACGAGTTCGTCGCGCTGCTGCCGCACCAGACGGCGGCCGAGGCGGCGGTGTTCGCCGAGCGGATCCGCGCCGGGCTGCGTACCGTGAAGGTCACACGCAGCGACGGGCGGCCGGCGCCCTTCGGGCTGAGCGTGAGCGTGGGCATCGCCGATCACTCGGCCGCCCACCCGAAGGAGAGCACCGACGCGTTGATGGCCGCCGCGGACGCGGCGCTCTACGAGGCCAAGCGTGAGGGGCGCGATCGGGTCGTGGTGTACGGAGCGACGGAGATGCCACCCCCCAAGGTACAGCGGCACTGA